One genomic window of Meiothermus sp. CFH 77666 includes the following:
- a CDS encoding sulfite exporter TauE/SafE family protein — translation MLEILAGFMIALSIGLSGVGGGTITAPVLILFLGVPAEVAVGTALLFSVFAKIPAGLVYFARKQVNLRALAWMLAGGVPAVAAGSLLLGSLKSHKDAVLVVIGLTIITVALINLTLTLRKIRPRSLHPAWIVLVAAFIGLEVGFSSAGAGALGTLLLMSGTRLLPKEVVGTDIWFGLILSAIGGGLHAALGQADFPLLLKIAAGGLLGSLAGVWLAQRIAQRPFRLGLLLWLMFIGSHLVLRSVPSLAR, via the coding sequence ATGCTCGAGATTCTCGCAGGTTTCATGATCGCCCTGAGCATCGGCCTCTCGGGGGTGGGGGGCGGAACCATCACCGCTCCCGTGCTGATCCTCTTTCTGGGCGTACCCGCCGAAGTCGCGGTGGGCACGGCGCTGCTGTTCTCGGTTTTCGCCAAGATCCCCGCAGGGCTGGTTTACTTCGCGCGGAAGCAGGTCAATCTGCGGGCGCTGGCCTGGATGCTGGCCGGGGGAGTGCCTGCCGTGGCGGCGGGGAGCCTCCTGTTGGGCTCGCTCAAGAGCCACAAGGATGCCGTTCTGGTGGTCATCGGGCTGACCATCATTACCGTGGCCCTGATCAACCTCACGCTTACGCTCAGGAAGATCCGCCCGCGAAGCCTCCACCCCGCCTGGATCGTCCTGGTCGCGGCGTTTATCGGCCTCGAGGTGGGCTTTTCCTCGGCGGGCGCGGGTGCTTTGGGAACCCTGCTGCTCATGAGCGGAACCCGCTTGTTGCCTAAGGAAGTGGTGGGAACCGACATCTGGTTCGGCCTGATCCTCTCGGCCATCGGCGGCGGGCTTCACGCCGCGCTGGGCCAGGCCGACTTTCCCCTGCTGCTCAAAATAGCCGCGGGCGGACTGCTGGGATCGCTGGCCGGAGTCTGGCTGGCCCAGCGGATCGCCCAGCGCCCCTTCCGGCTGGGGCTTTTGCTCTGGCTGATGTTTATCGGCTCGCATCTGGTGCTTCGGAGCGTGCCGAGTCTGGCTCGGTGA
- a CDS encoding GNAT family N-acetyltransferase: protein MKVSVQLDFLPVNADSASVVHNLYLNCPTYIALIGGDTPTLNDIRRELETLRHDTRRQAVLLQREDRVVGFLDYKVAYPDLHSATISLLLIDESLQGRGLGKAAVERLETLLRGRMDRLYAVVYGNNEQAKRFWERVGFEHLRDSGPTLSWYLKPLK, encoded by the coding sequence ATGAAAGTCTCTGTGCAACTCGACTTCCTGCCCGTCAACGCCGATTCGGCTTCTGTTGTGCATAATCTGTACTTGAATTGTCCCACCTACATTGCCCTGATTGGGGGTGACACGCCCACCCTCAACGATATTCGGCGCGAGCTCGAGACCCTGCGCCACGATACCCGGCGGCAGGCCGTGTTGTTGCAGCGTGAAGACCGAGTGGTGGGTTTTCTGGACTATAAGGTGGCCTACCCCGATCTGCACTCGGCTACCATCAGCCTGTTGCTGATAGACGAAAGCCTGCAAGGGCGGGGCCTGGGCAAGGCGGCTGTAGAGCGGCTCGAGACCCTGCTTCGTGGCCGGATGGATCGGCTCTATGCGGTGGTGTATGGCAATAACGAACAGGCCAAACGTTTCTGGGAGCGGGTCGGCTTTGAGCACCTGCGCGATAGCGGTCCCACCCTGAGCTGGTATCTGAAGCCCTTGAAGTAG
- the fabD gene encoding ACP S-malonyltransferase, with the protein MIAALFPGQGSQEIGMGKALYEGSRAAREALDRAEATLPGLLRLMWEGPEEELRLTANQQPALLAVGYAAFQAYLEAGGTLPDFAAGHSLGEWTAHVAAGTLSLEDGLRLVRKRGEYMQEAVPVGVGAMAAVLKVPAQTLQELTAGIAGVEVANYNSPEQTVISGTAEGVARATEVLKGHRARVVALPVSAPFHSSLMRPARERLHADLFQVELHPPRFPVYSNVLAQPETRPALIRELLLEQITHAVRWVEILQHLKEQGVKTYLEFGSGKVLTGLVARTLEGVEARSLTNPAEIAEYLAVVG; encoded by the coding sequence ATGATTGCAGCGTTGTTCCCCGGTCAGGGGTCGCAGGAAATCGGCATGGGCAAGGCTTTATACGAGGGCTCGAGGGCGGCCCGTGAGGCCCTGGATCGGGCCGAGGCCACCCTGCCCGGATTGCTCCGGCTGATGTGGGAGGGGCCCGAAGAAGAGCTTAGGCTCACCGCCAACCAACAACCGGCACTGCTGGCTGTGGGTTATGCGGCTTTTCAAGCCTATCTGGAAGCGGGCGGAACCCTCCCCGACTTTGCCGCGGGCCACAGCTTAGGCGAGTGGACCGCCCATGTGGCCGCCGGAACCCTGAGCCTGGAAGATGGGTTGCGCCTGGTGCGCAAGCGGGGCGAGTACATGCAGGAGGCCGTGCCGGTGGGGGTGGGGGCCATGGCGGCGGTGCTCAAGGTGCCGGCCCAGACCCTTCAGGAACTGACCGCAGGTATTGCCGGGGTGGAGGTTGCCAACTACAACTCGCCTGAGCAAACCGTTATCTCCGGAACCGCCGAGGGGGTGGCCCGGGCCACCGAGGTGCTGAAGGGTCACCGGGCCCGGGTAGTTGCCCTGCCCGTTTCAGCGCCCTTTCACTCCTCGTTGATGCGGCCTGCGCGGGAGCGTCTGCACGCCGATTTGTTCCAGGTGGAGCTGCATCCGCCCCGCTTTCCGGTTTATTCCAATGTACTGGCCCAGCCCGAGACCCGCCCCGCCCTGATTCGGGAACTGCTCCTGGAGCAGATTACCCATGCAGTGCGCTGGGTGGAAATTTTGCAGCATTTGAAGGAGCAGGGGGTCAAGACCTACCTCGAGTTCGGCTCCGGCAAGGTCTTGACCGGCCTGGTGGCACGGACGCTGGAAGGGGTCGAAGCCCGCAGCCTCACCAACCCGGCGGAGATTGCCGAGTACCTGGCCGTGGTCGGGTAG
- a CDS encoding SDR family oxidoreductase, producing MDLGIAGKLALVTGASQGIGRAIATTLAKEGVKVVVAARNMERLQELVREIERDGGEAHAISADIARPDELERLVAKAQSLGTVELFLGNTGGPKPGAAQHLKAQDFQVAAEQLLYPMVNLVNALLPGMQSRHFGRILFITSLAVKEPIENLALSNTLRAALTGYAKTLAREVAAAGITVNTLGPGYTLTERVEEVFAFRAQNQGISLEAAYAQQTTQIPAGRMASPQEIADVAAFLLSARASYLTGQAIMVEGGAIRGLL from the coding sequence ATGGATCTTGGAATCGCGGGCAAACTGGCGCTGGTGACGGGGGCTTCGCAGGGGATTGGGCGGGCCATTGCCACTACCTTGGCGAAGGAAGGTGTAAAAGTGGTGGTTGCTGCACGCAACATGGAAAGACTGCAAGAGCTGGTGCGCGAAATCGAGCGGGATGGTGGAGAAGCCCATGCGATTTCCGCCGATATTGCCAGACCGGATGAACTGGAGCGACTGGTGGCTAAGGCCCAGAGTCTGGGAACTGTTGAACTCTTTCTCGGCAACACGGGCGGCCCTAAGCCCGGTGCAGCCCAGCATTTGAAAGCCCAGGACTTTCAGGTTGCTGCCGAGCAGTTGTTGTACCCGATGGTGAATCTGGTGAATGCCTTGCTACCGGGGATGCAGTCGCGGCACTTCGGACGAATCCTCTTTATTACCTCTCTGGCCGTTAAAGAACCCATCGAGAACCTGGCCCTTTCCAACACCCTTCGCGCTGCGCTGACCGGCTATGCCAAAACCCTCGCCAGGGAAGTAGCAGCAGCAGGCATTACGGTCAACACCCTGGGGCCAGGCTATACCCTTACCGAGCGGGTCGAAGAGGTATTTGCTTTCCGTGCCCAGAACCAGGGCATCAGCCTGGAAGCAGCCTATGCCCAGCAGACCACACAAATTCCGGCAGGCCGCATGGCCTCGCCGCAGGAGATAGCCGATGTGGCGGCTTTTTTGTTATCGGCCAGGGCCAGCTATCTGACCGGTCAGGCCATCATGGTAGAGGGCGGGGCCATTCGCGGGCTGTTGTGA
- the acpP gene encoding acyl carrier protein: MAILDDVKEVIVDKLGVDADKVVPEARFIEDLGADSLDTVELIMGLEDKFGLEISDEDAEKIRTVQDAINFIQSKQA, from the coding sequence ATGGCTATCCTGGACGATGTAAAAGAAGTAATCGTAGACAAACTCGGCGTAGATGCAGACAAAGTAGTTCCCGAAGCCCGCTTTATCGAAGACCTGGGCGCGGACAGCCTCGATACGGTTGAACTCATCATGGGCCTGGAGGACAAGTTCGGCCTGGAAATCTCCGATGAGGACGCAGAAAAGATTCGCACCGTGCAGGATGCGATTAACTTCATTCAGAGCAAGCAAGCCTAA
- the fabG gene encoding 3-oxoacyl-[acyl-carrier-protein] reductase — MRKALVTGSSRGIGKAIALELARRGYALAVHYAGNQAAAEATAAEARELGASQVVVLGADLSSPQAAQKLVADANAALGGLEVLVNNAGITRDTLLIRMKDEDWDTVIATNLSAIFHTTREAIKLMMRARWGRVINISSVVGILGNPGQANYVAAKAGMIGFTRSVAKEYATRGITVNAVAPGFIESDMTASLPENVVAEYLKQIPAGRLGRPEEVAKAVAFLASDDAAYINGQTLCVDGGMTPH; from the coding sequence ATGCGAAAAGCGCTGGTAACGGGTTCTTCGAGAGGAATCGGTAAGGCCATCGCACTGGAACTGGCCCGCCGGGGTTATGCGCTGGCCGTACACTATGCGGGCAACCAGGCGGCTGCCGAGGCTACGGCTGCCGAAGCCCGGGAGCTTGGTGCAAGCCAGGTGGTGGTTCTGGGGGCCGACCTGAGCAGCCCGCAGGCCGCTCAGAAACTCGTGGCGGATGCCAATGCGGCCCTGGGGGGCCTCGAGGTTCTGGTCAACAACGCCGGCATCACCCGCGACACCCTGCTAATTCGCATGAAAGACGAAGACTGGGACACGGTAATTGCCACCAACCTGAGCGCCATCTTCCACACCACCCGCGAGGCCATCAAACTCATGATGCGGGCCAGGTGGGGCCGGGTGATCAACATCAGCAGCGTGGTGGGCATTCTGGGCAACCCTGGTCAGGCCAACTATGTGGCGGCCAAGGCCGGCATGATTGGCTTTACCAGGTCGGTGGCCAAAGAGTACGCCACCCGCGGCATCACCGTTAACGCGGTGGCGCCAGGGTTCATTGAGTCGGACATGACCGCCAGCCTGCCCGAGAACGTGGTGGCTGAATACCTGAAACAGATTCCCGCCGGACGCCTGGGCCGGCCCGAGGAGGTGGCCAAGGCAGTGGCTTTCCTGGCCTCGGACGACGCAGCTTACATTAATGGGCAGACTCTTTGCGTAGACGGGGGCATGACCCCACACTAA
- a CDS encoding phosphoadenylyl-sulfate reductase, producing MLVIRWALENYPDLLMPSGFNLNGVVLIDLAAKAGYTGEVVFVDTGYHFPQTLQTRDRLKERYPQLRFVTLSAGLEEEPWGEERYRSDPDGCCAVRKVAPLRDYLALKRPSALLNARSRDQASTRAFLGFLEEGERLRINPLAYWTREQLEAYAREHDLPVNPLYASGFLSIGCWPCTRAVRPGEDARAGRWEGKGKTECGLWMGEKAL from the coding sequence ATGCTCGTCATTCGATGGGCACTGGAGAATTACCCCGATCTGCTCATGCCCAGCGGGTTCAACCTCAATGGCGTCGTGCTCATCGACCTGGCCGCCAAAGCGGGATACACGGGCGAGGTGGTGTTCGTGGACACCGGTTACCACTTCCCCCAGACGCTGCAAACCCGCGATCGCCTCAAGGAGCGCTACCCACAGCTGCGCTTCGTCACCCTCAGTGCCGGCCTGGAAGAGGAACCCTGGGGGGAAGAGCGCTACCGCAGCGACCCGGATGGTTGTTGCGCGGTGCGCAAGGTCGCTCCCTTGCGGGACTACCTGGCCCTCAAGCGGCCCAGCGCCCTGCTCAATGCCAGGAGCCGCGATCAGGCCTCGACCCGGGCCTTCCTCGGTTTCCTCGAGGAGGGTGAACGCCTGCGCATCAACCCGCTGGCCTACTGGACGCGGGAGCAGCTAGAGGCCTATGCTCGCGAGCACGACTTGCCGGTCAACCCCCTGTACGCCTCGGGCTTCCTGAGCATCGGCTGCTGGCCCTGCACGCGAGCGGTGCGCCCTGGTGAGGACGCGCGGGCGGGCCGCTGGGAGGGCAAGGGCAAGACCGAGTGCGGGCTGTGGATGGGGGAGAAGGCCCTTTAA
- a CDS encoding cold-shock protein, producing MQKGKVKWFNAEKGYGFIQREEGEPDVFVHYSAIQSRGFRTLNEGDVVTFEIEPGKNGKGPQAANVSVVEAAKRF from the coding sequence ATGCAAAAAGGCAAAGTGAAGTGGTTCAATGCGGAAAAGGGCTATGGCTTTATTCAGCGTGAAGAAGGAGAGCCGGACGTATTTGTTCACTACAGTGCTATCCAGTCCCGTGGCTTCCGCACCCTGAACGAAGGCGATGTGGTGACCTTCGAGATTGAGCCGGGCAAGAATGGTAAAGGTCCCCAGGCCGCTAATGTAAGTGTGGTGGAAGCGGCCAAGCGTTTTTAG
- the sat gene encoding sulfate adenylyltransferase, translating into MSQWSQGRIAPHGGTLVNRLLQADPREYAHFPALELSERSYADLELIATGVYSPLEGFLGEADYKSVVEHMRLASGLPWSIPITLSVAEAEAPRYRSTVRLTRKGETVGLLEVAEQYRPDKQKEALEVYRTTDPAHPGVAAILSQGEVNLAGRVSLFRLDRGEFPEHHYTPLETRRIFQERGWKTVVAFQTRNPIHRAHEYLHKVALEHIDGLFLNPLVGATKADDVPAQVRMEAYRVLLARYYPKERVLLGVYPAAMRYAGPREAILHAISRKNYGCTHFIVGRDHAGVGSYYGTYDAQEIFGAFAPGEIGIHILKFEHTFYCKTCGSIVSARTCPHDGAHHLILSGTRVRELLRSGASLPPEFTRPEVAEVLRAAYRDEAVRSA; encoded by the coding sequence ATGAGCCAGTGGAGCCAGGGGCGCATCGCCCCGCACGGCGGAACGCTAGTCAACCGCTTGTTGCAGGCCGATCCTCGCGAATACGCCCATTTCCCCGCCCTCGAGCTCTCCGAGCGCAGCTACGCCGACCTCGAGCTCATCGCCACCGGTGTGTACTCGCCGCTGGAGGGTTTTTTGGGCGAGGCCGACTACAAGAGCGTGGTCGAGCACATGCGCCTCGCCAGCGGCCTGCCCTGGAGCATCCCCATCACCCTAAGCGTGGCGGAGGCCGAGGCCCCGCGTTACCGCAGCACGGTGCGCCTGACCCGAAAGGGTGAGACGGTGGGGCTCTTGGAGGTCGCGGAGCAGTACCGGCCCGACAAGCAAAAGGAAGCCCTCGAGGTCTACCGCACCACCGACCCCGCCCACCCCGGGGTGGCCGCCATCCTGAGCCAGGGCGAGGTCAACCTGGCCGGGCGGGTGAGCCTATTCCGGCTGGATCGGGGGGAGTTTCCCGAGCACCACTACACCCCCCTCGAGACCCGCCGCATCTTCCAGGAGCGTGGCTGGAAGACGGTGGTGGCCTTTCAGACCCGCAACCCCATCCACCGCGCCCACGAGTACCTGCACAAGGTGGCCCTCGAGCACATCGACGGCCTCTTCCTGAACCCCCTGGTGGGTGCTACCAAGGCCGACGACGTGCCTGCGCAGGTGCGGATGGAGGCCTACCGGGTGCTGCTCGCGCGCTACTACCCGAAGGAGCGGGTGCTCCTGGGGGTCTACCCGGCGGCCATGCGCTACGCCGGGCCGCGCGAGGCCATCCTGCACGCCATCAGCCGCAAGAACTACGGCTGCACCCACTTCATCGTCGGGCGCGACCACGCCGGGGTGGGCAGCTACTACGGAACTTACGACGCGCAGGAGATCTTCGGGGCCTTTGCTCCCGGGGAAATCGGCATCCACATCCTCAAGTTCGAGCACACCTTCTACTGCAAGACCTGCGGCTCCATCGTCTCCGCGCGCACCTGCCCGCACGACGGGGCTCATCACCTCATCCTCTCGGGAACCCGCGTGCGCGAACTCTTGCGCTCGGGGGCCTCGCTGCCGCCGGAGTTCACCCGCCCCGAGGTGGCCGAGGTGTTGCGCGCGGCGTACCGGGATGAAGCCGTGAGGAGTGCTTAA
- the cysC gene encoding adenylyl-sulfate kinase — translation MSGVVVWFTGLSGAGKTTLAKALEVHLYEAGQKVEHLDGDVVREHLSKGLGFSREDRDTNIRRIGFVANLLAKHGVIVLVSAISPYRATREEVLSQAPRKLEVFVDAPLEVLVQRDVKGLYARALRGEIANFTGVSDPYEPPLNPDLHLRTDQLSLQESLDRLLGALERLGVEVRVRA, via the coding sequence ATGAGCGGGGTGGTGGTCTGGTTTACCGGGCTTTCCGGCGCAGGCAAGACCACGCTGGCAAAAGCCCTCGAGGTTCACCTCTACGAAGCGGGCCAGAAGGTCGAGCACCTCGATGGCGACGTGGTGCGCGAGCACCTGTCGAAGGGGCTTGGCTTCAGCCGAGAGGACCGCGACACCAACATAAGGCGCATCGGCTTCGTGGCCAACCTGCTAGCCAAGCACGGCGTGATCGTGCTGGTGAGCGCGATCAGCCCCTACCGGGCTACCCGCGAGGAGGTGCTTTCCCAGGCTCCGAGGAAGCTCGAGGTTTTCGTGGACGCGCCGCTGGAGGTGCTGGTTCAGCGCGACGTGAAGGGGCTTTATGCCAGGGCGCTCAGGGGAGAGATCGCCAATTTCACCGGGGTTTCCGATCCCTATGAACCGCCCTTGAACCCCGATCTGCACCTGCGGACTGATCAGCTAAGCCTCCAGGAGAGCCTCGACCGCTTGCTGGGCGCGCTCGAGCGCCTGGGTGTGGAAGTGCGGGTGCGGGCGTGA
- a CDS encoding DUF1653 domain-containing protein, translated as MQLKPGLYQHYKGKHYWVHGLARHSETEEWYVVYETRYGVEPETLWIRPLAMFLEDVEVDGKPVPRFRYLGENSSPKQQ; from the coding sequence ATGCAGCTCAAACCAGGCCTGTACCAGCACTACAAGGGCAAGCACTACTGGGTGCACGGCCTGGCCCGGCATTCCGAAACCGAGGAGTGGTATGTGGTCTACGAAACCCGTTATGGCGTCGAGCCCGAAACCCTGTGGATACGTCCCCTGGCCATGTTTTTAGAAGATGTGGAAGTAGACGGCAAACCCGTACCGCGATTTCGCTACCTGGGGGAAAACTCGAGCCCCAAACAACAATGA